The following proteins are co-located in the Hevea brasiliensis isolate MT/VB/25A 57/8 chromosome 11, ASM3005281v1, whole genome shotgun sequence genome:
- the LOC110636371 gene encoding probable hexosyltransferase MUCI70 — protein sequence MTGGSLGIRSGSYGSLEKHFQQHQQNGGGVHLPIQTTSRTKPAKMLKDKERLFHWICKFAGRKKVGMLFLCIISAAVFVWVLYVGKGEDSQEGDQVPNFSLNSTEPFSNPENDTHTFEEFALPPPPPPPPPRNYFTGYTLPPGHPCNSFTLPPPPADKKRTGPRPCAVCYLPVEEAIALMPKFPSFSPIVNNLTYLYEDPLSRDGEFGGSEFGGYPTLKQRSESYDIRESMSMHCGFVRGKKPGRNTGFDMDEIDLAAMEQCQGVVVASAIFGAFDNIQQPSNISEYSKRTVCFFMFVDEETEAYLRKKNGLDSSRKIGIWRIVVVHNLPYKDGRRNGKVPKLLAHRMFPNARFSLWIDGKLELVVDPYQILERHLWRKNATLAISRHYKRFDVFVEAEANKAAGKYDNASIDFQIDFYKKEGLTSYSEAKLPIISDVPEGCVIIREHVPISNLFTCLWFNEVDRFTSRDQISFSTVRDKIQAKTNWTVNMFLDCERRNFVVQKYHRDVLGHMTPLPPTVYPPPPPLVLVYEPPKTALETSAERVASIPVRRARRGRKSGSRRHRKVVAGGRDIDSS from the exons ATGACTGGAGGGTCATTGGGGATTCGCTCTGGAAGTTATGGATCATTGGAGAAGCATTTTCAGCAACATCAGCAGAACGGTGGTGGTGTTCACTTGCCTATCCAAACGACTAGCCGGACGAAACCTGCCAAGATGCTCAAGGACAAGGAGAGACTCTTTCATTGGATCTGCAAGTTCGCGGGCCGCAAAAAGGTTGGAATGCTGTTCCTCTGTATCATCTCCGCTGCCGTTTTCGTCTGGGTTTTGTATGTAGGAAAAG GTGAAGATTCACAGGAAGGTGATCAGGTTCCAAACTTTAGCCTTAATAGCACCGAGCCCTTTAGCAATCCAGAGAATGATACTCATACATTTGAAGAGTTCGCTTTGCCACCCCCtccccctcctcctcctcctcgtaACTATTTTACAGGCTACACTCTTCCTCCAGGGCATCCATGTAATAGCTTCACCTTACCTCCCCCACCAGCTGATAAAAAAAGAACTGGACCAAGGC CATGTGCTGTGTGTTACCTTCCTGTGGAAGAAGCAATTGCTTTGATGCCAAAGTTCCCCTCATTTTCTCCTATAGTTAATAACTTGACATATCTATATGAGGATCCACTAAGTAGAGATGGAGAATTTGGAGGCTCAGAATTTGGTGGGTACCCTACTCTAAAGCAGAGAAGTGAATCTTATGATATTAGAGAGTCGATGAGTATGCATTGTGG ATTTGTCAGAGGGAAAAAACCTGGCCGCAATACAGGATTTGACATGGATGAAATTGACCTGGCTGCAATGGAGCAGTGTCAAGGGGTGGTTGTTGCTTCAGCAATATTTG GAGCCTTTGACAACATCCAACAGCCAAGTAATATTAGTGAATACTCTAAGAGGACTGTATGCTTCTTCATGTTTGTTGATGAAGAAACAGAAGCATATTTGAGGAAGAAAAATGGTCTAGACAGCAGCAGGAAGATTGGGATATGGAGAATTGTTGTCGTTCATAATCTTCCTTACAAAGATGGAAGACGCAACGGAAAG GTTCCAAAGCTTCTAGCACATAGGATGTTTCCAAATGCCCGCTTTTCTTTATGGATTGATGGGAAGCTTGAACTAGTTGTGGATCCATATCAAATTCTTGAAAG GCACTTGTGGAGAAAAAATGCCACTCTTGCAATATCTAGACATTACAAGCGTTTTGATGTTTTTGTGGAAGCTGAGGCAAATAAAGCAGCTGGGAAGTATGACAATGCCTCCATTGACTTTCAGATTGATTTTTATAAAAAGGAGGGTTTGACATCATATTCTGAGGCCAAGCTTCCTATTATAAGTG ATGTTCCTGAAGGATGTGTTATAATAAGGGAGCATGTTCCTATTAGCAACCTCTTTACATGTCTTTGGTTCAATGAAGTTGACCGCTTTACTTCGAGGGACCAAATCAGCTTTTCGACAGTAAGGGATAAGATTCAGGCCAAAACAAACTGGACTGTGAACATGTTCTTGGACTGTGAAAGACGCAACTTTGTGGTTCAG AAGTACCATAGAGATGTTTTAGGGCACATGACTCCTCTGCCTCCTACTGTTTATCCACCGCCGCCACCCCTTGTTTTGGTGTATGAACCACCAAAGACAGCACTTGAAACTTCAGCCGAAAGGGTTGCAAGTATTCCGGTTCGAAGAGCAAGGCGAGGAAGGAAGTCTGGCTCTAGGCGTCATCGCAAAGTTGTTGCTGGTGGCAGGGACATTGATTCGAGTTAA
- the LOC110636349 gene encoding linoleate 13S-lipoxygenase 3-1, chloroplastic-like isoform X1, which translates to MAITMEGVGSFMVMDKHRSFPSFIQQNKVSAFTAFLFPSLVNNKRNHQKMMKKPRTTTVAALIFYNPIVEAVAEKPVKLKITAEVTLRNCETEYWEKMLHFLDNTYPSQGGVVFQLVSTHIDPRIMQANLSSEATLKWSKSNKTEAKQVTYEVEFQVDSNFGIPGAITVINKYHKEFYLESVNIEGVIHFACNSWVQPDKIHPEKRIFFFNKAYLPCQTPLGLKEFRESELEQLRGDGKGVRKLSDRIYDYDVYNDLGNPDRGMEYSRPTLGGENCPYPRRCRTGRHPSNTDVSTESPVNEQTPMYVPRDEALDDSKTKAVAAGKLKGLLKNLIPTLRNASMNSYSIKDFSEINSLYKRRTPLGVQLPIENWSRLPLPSMLTKILQSIKEIYKFDPPNGISRGASCCLRDDEFGRLTLRGLNPLSIERLKIFPPVSKLNPSIYGPQESSLKEEHISGYLNGMTVQQALEEKKLFILDYHDIYLPFLNRINALGERKAHATRKIFFLTPLGTLKPIAIELSLPPMDMNSPSRQVVTPPVDDTTYWLWQLAKAHVSSNDAGAHQLIHHWLRVHTCMEPFIIAAHRQLSVMHPVYKLLKPHMRDTLAINAQAREVLVNAKGIIECYFTPEKYCMEITQSAYRDWWRFDLEGLPADLIRRGLAEPDPTRKHGLRLLIEDYPYANDGLLIWSAIETLVRTYVNYYYPEASLVQYDTELQACYNEFINVGHADVSHADWWPKLSTPEDLTSFLTTILWIVTAQHAALNFGQYHYGGYIPVRPPYMRRLLPNQGNANFLADPQGHFLSSLPSLPETTYFMSVLDILSTHATDEQYIGGRKDLSAWGGDTEIIEAFYKFSMEIKKIEKEIERRNADPKLSNRCGPGIAPYELLVPSSGPGVTGRGVPNSISM; encoded by the exons ATGGCAATAACTATGGAAGGTGTGGGTTCATTCATGGTGATGGACAAACATCGTTCTTTCCCCTCTTTTATTCAACAAAACAAAGTTTCTGCTTTCACCGCCTTTTTATTTCCGTCCTTGGTTAATAATAAGAGAAATCATCAGAAAATGATGAAAAAGCCGAGAACTACTACTGTGGCTGCTCTTATTTTTTATAATCCCATTGTGGAAGCAGTAGCAGAAAAGCCTGTGAAGCTCAAGATCACAGCAGAGGTGACTCTGAGGAATTGCGAGACGGAATATTGGGAGAAAATGCTTCATTTCTTAGATAACACTTACCCTAGCCAGGGAGGTGTTGTCTTCCAGCTCGTTAGCACCCACATTGATCCAA GGATAATGCAGGCAAACCTAAGCAGCGAAGCTACATTAAAATGGTCCAAAAGCAATAAAACTGAGGCCAAACAAGTCACTTACGAAGTAGAATTTCAGGTAGATTCAAACTTTGGGATTCCAGGAGCTATCACAGTGATTAATAAATATCACAAGGAGTTCTATCTTGAAAGCGTCAACATTGAAGGAGTTATCCACTTTGCTTGCAATTCTTGGGTTCAACCAGACAAGATTCATCCTGAGAAAAGGATCTTTTTCTTTAACAag GCATATTTACCCTGTCAAACACCATTAGGGCTAAAAGAGTTTAGAGAAAGTGAACTTGAGCAGTTAAGAGGTGATGGAAAGGGAGTCAGAAAATTATCAGATAGAATATATGATTATGATGTATACAATGATTTAGGAAATCCTGACAGAGGAATGGAATATTCAAGACCAACTTTAGGAGGTGAGAATTGCCCATATCCAAGACGGTGTCGTACTGGACGTCACCCAAGCAACACAG ATGTGAGCACAGAATCCCCAGTGAATGAACAAACGCCAATGTATGTGCCACGAGACGAAGCGCTTGACGATTCTAAAACTAAAGCTGTGGCTGCAGGAAAGTTGAAAGGATTGCTCAAAAATTTAATTCCTACACTAAGAAATGCCTCCATGAACAGTTATtctatcaaggatttttctgaaATTAATTCTCTGTATAAAAGGAGGACTCCCTTGGGAGTACAGTTACCAATTGAGAATTGGAGCAGGCTTCCACTGCCATCTATGCTCACCAAGATCCTGCAGTCCATAAAAGAAATATACAAATTTGACCCTCCAAATGGCATATCTC GGGGAGCGTCTTGCTGCTTGCGAGATGATGAGTTTGGTCGTTTAACACTTAGAGGTTTAAACCCTTTAAGCATCGAAAGGCTTAAG ATTTTTCCTCCTGTAAGCAAACTGAATCCCTCCATCTATGGTCCACAAGAATCTTCGCTCAAAGAAGAGCATATCTCAGGCTACCTTAATGGAATGACCGTACAGCAG GCATTAGAAGAGAAAAAGTTGTTCATTCTGGACTACCATGATATCTACCTTCCATTTCTGAATCGCATAAATGCTCTTGGTGAAAGGAAAGCTCATGCAACCCGTAAAATATTTTTCTTGACTCCATTGGGAACATTGAAACCCATTGCCATTGAACTCAGCCTTCCACCTATGGATATGAATTCACCATCTAGGCAGGTTGTTACCCCTCCTGTGGATGATACCACTTATTGGCTCTGGCAACTAGCCAAAGCCCATGTTTCCTCCAATGATGCTGGTGCCCATCAACTAATTCATCACTG GTTGCGAGTTCATACATGCATGGAACCATTTATAATAGCTGCACACCGGCAATTAAGTGTGATGCACCCTGTTTACAAGCTTCTTAAGCCTCACATGCGAGATACATTGGCTATAAATGCACAGGCTCGTGAAGTTCTGGTCAATGCAAAAGGAATCATCGAGTGCTACTTCACTCCAGAAAAATACTGCATGGAGATTACTCAATCTGCCTATAGAGATTGGTGGAGATTCGACTTGGAGGGCCTTCCTGCTGACCTTATTAGAAG AGGACTGGCAGAGCCTGACCCAACCCGGAAACATGGGTTGAGATTGCTTATCGAAGATTATCCATATGCCAACGATGGACTTCTTATATGGTCGGCCATTGAGACATTGGTTAGAACCTATGTGAACTATTATTATCCAGAGGCAAGTTTAGTCCAATATGATACTGAGCTTCAAGCCTGCTATAATGAGTTCATCAACGTGGGTCATGCTGATGTTTCTCATGCCGATTGGTGGCCCAAACTCTCAACTCCAGAGGACCTCACCTCTTTCCTTACTACCATCCTATGGATTGTAACAGCACAGCACGCAGCATTAAATTTTGGGCAATATCATTATGGTGGGTACATCCCAGTTAGGCCACCCTATATGCGAAGGCTGTTGCCTAATCAAGGAAATGCAAATTTTCTTGCAGACCCACAAGGGCATTTCTTATCTTCACTGCCAAGTCTTCCTGAAACGACATATTTCATGTCTGTGCTTGATATACTTTCCACGCATGCAACGGATGAGCAATATATTGGTGGTAGGAAAGACCTTTCAGCATGGGGAGGTGACACTGAGATCATTGAAGCATTCTACAAATTCTCAATGGAGATAAAGAAGATTGAAAAAGAGATTGAAAGGAGAAACGCTGATCCGAAACTTAGCAACCGTTGTGGGCCTGGAATTGCACCTTATGAATTGCTCGTACCAAGCTCAGGTCCTGGCGTTACGGGCAGAGGGGTACCCAACAGTATATCAATGTGA
- the LOC110636349 gene encoding linoleate 13S-lipoxygenase 3-1, chloroplastic-like isoform X2, with protein sequence MAITMEGVGSFMVMDKHRSFPSFIQQNKVSAFTAFLFPSLVNNKRNHQKMMKKPRTTTVAALIFYNPIVEAVAEKPVKLKITAEVTLRNCETEYWEKMLHFLDNTYPSQGGVVFQLVSTHIDPRIMQANLSSEATLKWSKSNKTEAKQVTYEVEFQVDSNFGIPGAITVINKYHKEFYLESVNIEGVIHFACNSWVQPDKIHPEKRIFFFNKAYLPCQTPLGLKEFRESELEQLRGDGKGVRKLSDRIYDYDVYNDLGNPDRGMEYSRPTLGDVSTESPVNEQTPMYVPRDEALDDSKTKAVAAGKLKGLLKNLIPTLRNASMNSYSIKDFSEINSLYKRRTPLGVQLPIENWSRLPLPSMLTKILQSIKEIYKFDPPNGISRGASCCLRDDEFGRLTLRGLNPLSIERLKIFPPVSKLNPSIYGPQESSLKEEHISGYLNGMTVQQALEEKKLFILDYHDIYLPFLNRINALGERKAHATRKIFFLTPLGTLKPIAIELSLPPMDMNSPSRQVVTPPVDDTTYWLWQLAKAHVSSNDAGAHQLIHHWLRVHTCMEPFIIAAHRQLSVMHPVYKLLKPHMRDTLAINAQAREVLVNAKGIIECYFTPEKYCMEITQSAYRDWWRFDLEGLPADLIRRGLAEPDPTRKHGLRLLIEDYPYANDGLLIWSAIETLVRTYVNYYYPEASLVQYDTELQACYNEFINVGHADVSHADWWPKLSTPEDLTSFLTTILWIVTAQHAALNFGQYHYGGYIPVRPPYMRRLLPNQGNANFLADPQGHFLSSLPSLPETTYFMSVLDILSTHATDEQYIGGRKDLSAWGGDTEIIEAFYKFSMEIKKIEKEIERRNADPKLSNRCGPGIAPYELLVPSSGPGVTGRGVPNSISM encoded by the exons ATGGCAATAACTATGGAAGGTGTGGGTTCATTCATGGTGATGGACAAACATCGTTCTTTCCCCTCTTTTATTCAACAAAACAAAGTTTCTGCTTTCACCGCCTTTTTATTTCCGTCCTTGGTTAATAATAAGAGAAATCATCAGAAAATGATGAAAAAGCCGAGAACTACTACTGTGGCTGCTCTTATTTTTTATAATCCCATTGTGGAAGCAGTAGCAGAAAAGCCTGTGAAGCTCAAGATCACAGCAGAGGTGACTCTGAGGAATTGCGAGACGGAATATTGGGAGAAAATGCTTCATTTCTTAGATAACACTTACCCTAGCCAGGGAGGTGTTGTCTTCCAGCTCGTTAGCACCCACATTGATCCAA GGATAATGCAGGCAAACCTAAGCAGCGAAGCTACATTAAAATGGTCCAAAAGCAATAAAACTGAGGCCAAACAAGTCACTTACGAAGTAGAATTTCAGGTAGATTCAAACTTTGGGATTCCAGGAGCTATCACAGTGATTAATAAATATCACAAGGAGTTCTATCTTGAAAGCGTCAACATTGAAGGAGTTATCCACTTTGCTTGCAATTCTTGGGTTCAACCAGACAAGATTCATCCTGAGAAAAGGATCTTTTTCTTTAACAag GCATATTTACCCTGTCAAACACCATTAGGGCTAAAAGAGTTTAGAGAAAGTGAACTTGAGCAGTTAAGAGGTGATGGAAAGGGAGTCAGAAAATTATCAGATAGAATATATGATTATGATGTATACAATGATTTAGGAAATCCTGACAGAGGAATGGAATATTCAAGACCAACTTTAGGAG ATGTGAGCACAGAATCCCCAGTGAATGAACAAACGCCAATGTATGTGCCACGAGACGAAGCGCTTGACGATTCTAAAACTAAAGCTGTGGCTGCAGGAAAGTTGAAAGGATTGCTCAAAAATTTAATTCCTACACTAAGAAATGCCTCCATGAACAGTTATtctatcaaggatttttctgaaATTAATTCTCTGTATAAAAGGAGGACTCCCTTGGGAGTACAGTTACCAATTGAGAATTGGAGCAGGCTTCCACTGCCATCTATGCTCACCAAGATCCTGCAGTCCATAAAAGAAATATACAAATTTGACCCTCCAAATGGCATATCTC GGGGAGCGTCTTGCTGCTTGCGAGATGATGAGTTTGGTCGTTTAACACTTAGAGGTTTAAACCCTTTAAGCATCGAAAGGCTTAAG ATTTTTCCTCCTGTAAGCAAACTGAATCCCTCCATCTATGGTCCACAAGAATCTTCGCTCAAAGAAGAGCATATCTCAGGCTACCTTAATGGAATGACCGTACAGCAG GCATTAGAAGAGAAAAAGTTGTTCATTCTGGACTACCATGATATCTACCTTCCATTTCTGAATCGCATAAATGCTCTTGGTGAAAGGAAAGCTCATGCAACCCGTAAAATATTTTTCTTGACTCCATTGGGAACATTGAAACCCATTGCCATTGAACTCAGCCTTCCACCTATGGATATGAATTCACCATCTAGGCAGGTTGTTACCCCTCCTGTGGATGATACCACTTATTGGCTCTGGCAACTAGCCAAAGCCCATGTTTCCTCCAATGATGCTGGTGCCCATCAACTAATTCATCACTG GTTGCGAGTTCATACATGCATGGAACCATTTATAATAGCTGCACACCGGCAATTAAGTGTGATGCACCCTGTTTACAAGCTTCTTAAGCCTCACATGCGAGATACATTGGCTATAAATGCACAGGCTCGTGAAGTTCTGGTCAATGCAAAAGGAATCATCGAGTGCTACTTCACTCCAGAAAAATACTGCATGGAGATTACTCAATCTGCCTATAGAGATTGGTGGAGATTCGACTTGGAGGGCCTTCCTGCTGACCTTATTAGAAG AGGACTGGCAGAGCCTGACCCAACCCGGAAACATGGGTTGAGATTGCTTATCGAAGATTATCCATATGCCAACGATGGACTTCTTATATGGTCGGCCATTGAGACATTGGTTAGAACCTATGTGAACTATTATTATCCAGAGGCAAGTTTAGTCCAATATGATACTGAGCTTCAAGCCTGCTATAATGAGTTCATCAACGTGGGTCATGCTGATGTTTCTCATGCCGATTGGTGGCCCAAACTCTCAACTCCAGAGGACCTCACCTCTTTCCTTACTACCATCCTATGGATTGTAACAGCACAGCACGCAGCATTAAATTTTGGGCAATATCATTATGGTGGGTACATCCCAGTTAGGCCACCCTATATGCGAAGGCTGTTGCCTAATCAAGGAAATGCAAATTTTCTTGCAGACCCACAAGGGCATTTCTTATCTTCACTGCCAAGTCTTCCTGAAACGACATATTTCATGTCTGTGCTTGATATACTTTCCACGCATGCAACGGATGAGCAATATATTGGTGGTAGGAAAGACCTTTCAGCATGGGGAGGTGACACTGAGATCATTGAAGCATTCTACAAATTCTCAATGGAGATAAAGAAGATTGAAAAAGAGATTGAAAGGAGAAACGCTGATCCGAAACTTAGCAACCGTTGTGGGCCTGGAATTGCACCTTATGAATTGCTCGTACCAAGCTCAGGTCCTGGCGTTACGGGCAGAGGGGTACCCAACAGTATATCAATGTGA